In Hyalangium gracile, the genomic window CGCGAGCCCGCCCAATGCCTTCCACGCTCGAAAGCCGCTCTGTCTCATGCCCACTCCCCGAGGGGCACACGAGCCCCCCTTTGCCTCAAGGGATGAGCACCCACACGCGCCTCCACCACCCACCGGGCAGCGAGCCCGGCGCGAGGCAGCCTGTCCGCGCGGCGGGCAGGCGAGCTTCAGTGGGGCAGCTCGGGCTTGAGCGGCAGCTCCACCCGGAAGCGCGTCTCCCCGGGCCGTGACTGGAGCAGGCGGATGCGCCCTCCATGCCGGCGCTCGATGATGCGCTGGGCGATGTCCAGCCCCAGCCCCGTGCCCTCGCCCTGGGCCTTGGTGGTGAAGAAGGGCTCCCAGATGCGGGCCTGGACCTCCTCGGGGATGCCGGGGCCGTCATCGGCGATCTCCACATGCACCTCGTCGCCGCGCCGGCAGGTGCTCACGTGCAGCGTCCCCCGGTCCTTCATGGAGTCCAGCGCGTTCTCGATGAGGTTGGTCCACACCTGGGTGAGCTCGCCGCCGTGAGCCCAGAGCTTGGGCAGCGAGGTGTCGTAGTCGCGCGTCACCGTGATGGCGCCCCGCAGGCGGTGGGCGAACATGGCCAGCGTCGCCTCCAGGCCGGTGTGCACATCCACCTCCTGGAGCGCGTCCTGGTCCATGTACGTGTACTGCCTCACCGAGGAGATGAGCGAGGAGATGCGGTCCGTGCTCGCCTCCACCACCTCCGCCAGCTGCGTCAGCGAGAGCGTGCTCTCGAGCCAGCCCAGCCCGGCCTGGAGCGCCGGCCCCTCCATCGTGGCGCCGAGCTCCTCCAGGTGCGGCAGGTCCACGCCCGCGCTGGCGAAGAGGGAGGCGCGGGAGAAGGCCTTGCGCATGCCGTGGTCTGCCAGCCACTCGACCAGGGCGTCCTCATGGTAGCTGCGCGCCAGCGCATCCATCGCCTGGGGAGGCGTCGTGCGCAGCGACTGGAGCAGTTCCTGGAGCGCCTGGCGTTGGGCATCCGTCACCCGGCGATCCTGGGCGAGCGCGCGGTGCTGGGCGGCGAGACACTCCTCCCGGAGCTGCTCGGCCGCCCGCCTCGC contains:
- a CDS encoding sensor histidine kinase, which codes for MLHDSIDTTQFPSFPPDVLEEVKREGRIRPLSPGDTLFAEAQHALDVFIVLAGEIRLTHRSGDEEETLAVHRRGEFVGELSQLAGEPAGATARAVGPARVLQLRTDTFRRMVAENTPLARFALQAMAKRRQDLEARIRQQEKLAALGRMAASLAHELNNPAAAARRAAEQLREECLAAQHRALAQDRRVTDAQRQALQELLQSLRTTPPQAMDALARSYHEDALVEWLADHGMRKAFSRASLFASAGVDLPHLEELGATMEGPALQAGLGWLESTLSLTQLAEVVEASTDRISSLISSVRQYTYMDQDALQEVDVHTGLEATLAMFAHRLRGAITVTRDYDTSLPKLWAHGGELTQVWTNLIENALDSMKDRGTLHVSTCRRGDEVHVEIADDGPGIPEEVQARIWEPFFTTKAQGEGTGLGLDIAQRIIERRHGGRIRLLQSRPGETRFRVELPLKPELPH